From the Gordonia bronchialis DSM 43247 genome, one window contains:
- the nuoK gene encoding NADH-quinone oxidoreductase subunit NuoK — protein sequence MNPENYLYLSALLFTIGAAGVLLRRNAIVVFMCVELMLNASNLSFVTFARMHGSYDGQVIAFFTMVVAAAEVVVGLAIIMTIFRSRRSASVDDADLLKR from the coding sequence ATGAATCCGGAGAACTATCTGTATCTCTCGGCGTTGCTGTTCACCATCGGCGCCGCTGGGGTCCTGCTGCGCCGCAACGCGATCGTGGTGTTCATGTGCGTCGAGCTGATGCTCAACGCATCGAACCTGTCGTTCGTGACCTTCGCCCGCATGCACGGATCGTACGACGGTCAGGTGATCGCCTTTTTCACGATGGTGGTCGCCGCCGCGGAGGTGGTCGTCGGGCTGGCCATCATCATGACGATTTTCCGGTCCCGACGGTCGGCGTCTGTCGACGACGCGGATCTGTTGAAACGGTGA
- the nuoL gene encoding NADH-quinone oxidoreductase subunit L translates to MTIDQTASLLWLLPGLPLLGAVVLLIAGRGSDRWGHLLGTALALASFVLGLVMFVGMLSRSTDERAVSHTLFTWIPVAELHVDFGFQLDQLSMCFVLLITGIGSLIHVYSIGYMADDPDRRRFFAYLNLFLAAMLVLVLADNYLGLYLGWEGVGLASYLLIGFWQYKPSAATAAKKAFVVNRVGDIGLAIALMIMFATFGAVSFTAVFDGAGQAGETTLTALGFMLLLAACGKSAQVPLQSWLGDAMEGPTPVSALIHAATMVTAGVYLIVRSGPIFDLAPHAQVGVVVVGAVTLLFGAIIGCAKDDIKKALAASTMSQIGYMVLAAGLGPAGYAFAIMHLLTHGFFKAGLFLGAGSVMHGMNDETDMRRYGGLRKLMPITFITFGVGYLAIIGVPPFAGFYSKDHIIEVAFASGGVKGLLLGGAALLGAGITAFYMTRVVILTFFGEKRWHDGTDAPAPHPHESPSVMTAPMVLIAIGSVASGFFLAFGGALEHWLEPVVAAGSEASGAGVTGEDHAELGIPVWAMTVIILVVVAVGVGIAYWQYATRAVPEIAPDDVSALTVAARRDLYGDAANEALLMRPGQHVTAGLVEVENSGVDGLTSGVGAGIAGLSERIRGWQSGYVRSYALSMFAGAAVITALVMVVNVL, encoded by the coding sequence GTGACCATCGATCAGACGGCGTCACTGCTCTGGTTGTTGCCCGGTTTGCCGTTGCTCGGTGCGGTGGTGCTGCTCATTGCCGGCCGCGGCTCGGACCGGTGGGGCCACCTGCTCGGCACGGCGCTGGCCCTCGCCTCCTTTGTGTTGGGGTTGGTCATGTTCGTCGGGATGCTGTCCCGGTCGACCGACGAGCGCGCCGTGAGCCACACCCTGTTCACCTGGATTCCCGTCGCAGAACTGCACGTGGACTTCGGGTTTCAGCTCGACCAGCTGTCCATGTGTTTCGTCCTGCTGATCACCGGTATCGGGTCGCTGATCCACGTCTACTCCATCGGCTACATGGCCGACGACCCCGACCGGCGGCGATTCTTCGCCTACCTCAACCTGTTTCTCGCCGCCATGCTCGTGTTGGTCCTGGCCGACAACTACCTCGGTCTCTACCTGGGCTGGGAGGGTGTTGGCCTGGCATCGTATCTGCTGATCGGCTTCTGGCAGTACAAGCCGAGTGCGGCCACCGCCGCCAAGAAGGCGTTTGTGGTCAACCGCGTCGGCGACATCGGACTGGCGATCGCGCTGATGATCATGTTCGCCACCTTTGGGGCGGTGTCGTTCACCGCGGTCTTCGACGGCGCCGGTCAGGCGGGCGAGACCACGCTCACCGCACTGGGTTTCATGCTGTTGCTCGCGGCGTGCGGCAAGTCGGCGCAGGTGCCGCTGCAGTCGTGGCTGGGCGACGCGATGGAGGGCCCCACCCCGGTGTCGGCGCTCATCCATGCCGCCACCATGGTGACCGCAGGCGTCTATCTGATCGTCCGGTCCGGACCCATCTTCGATCTCGCCCCACACGCGCAGGTCGGTGTGGTGGTGGTCGGGGCGGTGACACTGCTGTTCGGCGCGATCATCGGCTGCGCGAAGGACGACATCAAGAAGGCTCTCGCCGCGTCGACGATGAGTCAGATCGGCTACATGGTGCTCGCGGCCGGGTTGGGGCCTGCCGGTTACGCATTCGCCATCATGCACCTGCTCACGCATGGCTTCTTCAAGGCCGGGCTGTTCCTCGGCGCCGGGTCGGTGATGCACGGGATGAACGACGAGACCGACATGCGCCGCTACGGCGGTCTGCGCAAGCTCATGCCGATCACATTCATCACCTTCGGCGTCGGCTATCTCGCGATCATCGGGGTGCCGCCGTTTGCCGGCTTCTACTCCAAGGACCACATCATCGAGGTGGCGTTCGCCTCCGGCGGGGTCAAGGGTCTGCTGCTCGGTGGCGCCGCCCTGCTGGGTGCCGGCATCACCGCCTTCTACATGACCCGGGTGGTGATCCTGACGTTCTTCGGCGAGAAGCGCTGGCACGACGGCACCGACGCCCCCGCGCCGCATCCGCATGAGTCGCCGTCGGTGATGACGGCGCCGATGGTGCTCATCGCGATCGGATCGGTAGCTTCCGGCTTCTTCCTGGCTTTCGGTGGGGCGCTGGAACACTGGCTGGAGCCTGTTGTGGCCGCCGGGAGCGAAGCGAGCGGGGCCGGTGTCACCGGTGAAGATCACGCGGAACTCGGGATACCGGTGTGGGCGATGACCGTGATCATCCTCGTCGTCGTGGCCGTCGGGGTGGGAATCGCTTACTGGCAGTACGCCACCCGCGCGGTCCCGGAGATCGCGCCCGACGACGTCTCGGCGCTCACCGTCGCCGCTCGCCGCGACCTGTACGGTGACGCCGCCAACGAGGCCCTGCTGATGCGTCCCGGGCAGCACGTCACCGCCGGGCTGGTGGAGGTGGAGAACTCCGGTGTCGACGGTCTCACCAGCGGGGTGGGGGCGGGGATCGCCGGGCTGTCGGAGCGAATACGCGGCTGGCAGAGCGGCTACGTGCGGTCCTACGCACTGTCCATGTTCGCCGGTGCCGCGGTGATCACGGCTCTCGTGATGGTGGTGAATGTGCTGTGA
- the nuoN gene encoding NADH-quinone oxidoreductase subunit NuoN produces the protein MTQSALAAITPPSVEYAALSPMLIVFGVGVVGVLVEAFASRKVRYPAQVVLSLGGLVAAFAALVAVADSESSGGDGQFAMSGAVVVDRPALFLQGLLLLVAVAGVAFMAERRLERVVAPALQTVGTGAGTDADMFTPSGASVPNTEAEFEATRAGAVTTEVFPLTMLTVGGMMLFPACGDLLTMFIALEVFSLPLYLLCGLARRRRLISQEASLKYFLLGAFSSAFFLFGAALAYGASGSLNLSRIGESVTATTASGGDNTFALIGLGMLAVGLLFKVGAVPFHAWIPDVYQGAPTPVTAFMAAATKIAAFGALLRVFYVAFPALHDQWKPALWAVAIATMLVGAVMAVTQTDVKRMLAYSSITHAGFILLGVIAFDDAGLAATLFYLAAYGFSTLGAFATIAVVREPDNTAADNPTSLRSQISHGQQARLPVSRSPHLSGREATNLSQWAGLGRRYPLVGAMFSMFLLAFAGIPLTSGFIAKFDVFAAVAGTGGGVLVVIGVISSAIAAYFYVRIIVAMFFHDVPVDAPHVVKPSIFTTTGIAVCTVVTIALGVFPQPLLDLTEHAATFLR, from the coding sequence ATGACCCAGAGCGCGCTCGCCGCCATCACCCCACCCAGCGTCGAATATGCTGCGCTGTCACCGATGCTCATCGTTTTCGGCGTCGGTGTCGTCGGCGTGCTGGTGGAGGCCTTCGCCTCCCGCAAGGTCCGCTACCCGGCACAGGTGGTGCTCTCGCTCGGCGGTCTGGTCGCCGCCTTCGCAGCGCTCGTCGCGGTCGCCGACTCCGAGAGTTCCGGCGGCGATGGACAGTTCGCGATGTCGGGGGCCGTCGTCGTCGACCGTCCTGCACTATTCCTCCAGGGACTCCTGCTGCTGGTCGCCGTCGCCGGTGTCGCGTTCATGGCCGAACGCCGACTCGAACGCGTTGTCGCGCCCGCGCTTCAGACCGTCGGTACCGGCGCGGGCACCGACGCCGACATGTTCACCCCGTCGGGCGCGTCGGTACCCAACACCGAGGCGGAGTTCGAGGCCACCCGCGCCGGGGCGGTGACCACGGAGGTCTTTCCGCTGACGATGCTCACCGTCGGCGGCATGATGCTGTTCCCGGCGTGTGGCGACCTGCTGACGATGTTCATCGCACTCGAGGTGTTCTCCCTGCCGCTGTACCTGCTGTGCGGATTGGCGCGACGCCGGCGCCTCATCTCCCAGGAGGCGTCACTCAAATACTTTCTCCTGGGCGCCTTCTCGTCGGCCTTCTTCCTCTTCGGCGCAGCCTTGGCCTACGGTGCATCCGGTTCGCTGAACCTGTCACGCATCGGCGAATCGGTCACCGCCACCACCGCATCCGGTGGCGACAACACATTTGCCCTCATCGGCCTCGGCATGCTGGCGGTGGGATTGCTGTTCAAGGTGGGGGCCGTCCCGTTCCACGCGTGGATTCCCGACGTCTATCAGGGCGCTCCCACCCCGGTGACCGCGTTCATGGCCGCGGCCACCAAGATCGCCGCCTTCGGCGCGCTGCTACGCGTGTTCTACGTGGCGTTCCCGGCACTGCACGACCAGTGGAAGCCGGCCCTGTGGGCGGTGGCGATCGCGACGATGCTCGTCGGCGCGGTCATGGCGGTCACCCAGACCGACGTCAAACGCATGCTCGCGTACTCCTCGATCACGCACGCCGGCTTCATCCTGCTCGGCGTCATCGCCTTCGACGACGCCGGGCTGGCCGCCACGCTGTTCTACCTTGCCGCCTATGGTTTTTCGACGCTCGGCGCGTTTGCGACCATCGCCGTGGTCCGCGAGCCGGACAACACCGCCGCAGACAATCCCACCTCCCTGCGCTCGCAGATCAGCCACGGCCAGCAGGCACGGCTCCCGGTGTCGCGCAGTCCGCATCTGTCCGGCCGCGAGGCCACCAACCTGTCCCAGTGGGCGGGCCTCGGAAGACGTTATCCCCTTGTGGGCGCGATGTTCTCGATGTTCCTGCTGGCCTTCGCCGGCATCCCGCTCACCAGTGGCTTCATCGCCAAGTTCGACGTGTTCGCCGCGGTCGCCGGCACCGGCGGGGGTGTGCTGGTGGTGATCGGCGTCATCAGCAGCGCCATCGCAGCCTACTTCTACGTCCGCATCATCGTCGCCATGTTCTTCCACGACGTCCCCGTCGACGCCCCGCACGTGGTGAAACCGAGCATCTTCACCACCACCGGCATCGCCGTCTGCACCGTCGTCACCATCGCCCTCGGCGTGTTCCCCCAGCCGCTCCTCGACCTCACCGAACACGCCGCCACCTTCCTGCGCTGA
- a CDS encoding NADH-quinone oxidoreductase subunit J, whose amino-acid sequence MTALLAAELTRTSTGEAVQFWVLGGVAVLGALGVVFATKAVYSAIFLATTMIILAIFYVAQGALFLGVVQVVVYTGAVMMLFLFVLMLIGVDSSDSLVETLRGQRLAAAVIGLGFGILLIAGIGTASVATFAGAPAAGGSSTAGDGNVEAIAELIFVQYLWAFELTGALLITATLGAMVLAHRERFGPRMSQRELSVARFRQGIDMTPLPSPGVYARHNAVDVPARLPDGSPARLSVNATLVTRDHDLGLRIDPSSNPTTPPASDEVQR is encoded by the coding sequence ATGACGGCGCTGCTGGCCGCCGAACTGACCCGCACCTCCACCGGTGAGGCCGTGCAGTTCTGGGTGCTCGGCGGCGTGGCCGTCCTCGGCGCGCTCGGCGTCGTCTTCGCCACCAAGGCCGTGTATTCGGCCATCTTCCTGGCCACCACCATGATCATCCTGGCGATCTTCTATGTCGCGCAGGGGGCGCTGTTCCTCGGCGTCGTGCAGGTGGTGGTCTACACCGGCGCGGTGATGATGCTGTTCCTGTTCGTGCTCATGCTGATCGGCGTCGACTCGTCGGATTCGCTCGTCGAAACCCTTCGGGGACAGCGGTTGGCGGCTGCGGTCATCGGGCTGGGCTTCGGCATCCTGCTCATCGCCGGTATCGGTACCGCGAGTGTGGCCACCTTCGCCGGCGCACCCGCGGCAGGTGGTTCCAGCACGGCCGGCGACGGCAACGTCGAGGCGATCGCCGAACTGATCTTCGTGCAGTACCTGTGGGCTTTTGAACTCACCGGCGCCCTGCTGATCACCGCGACACTCGGTGCGATGGTGCTTGCGCACCGGGAACGCTTCGGCCCGCGCATGAGTCAGCGCGAACTGTCGGTGGCGCGGTTCCGTCAGGGCATCGACATGACGCCGCTGCCCAGCCCCGGCGTGTATGCCCGGCACAATGCCGTCGACGTGCCCGCGCGGCTGCCCGACGGGTCACCGGCCCGGCTGTCGGTCAACGCCACCCTGGTGACCCGCGACCACGATCTGGGTCTGCGTATCGACCCGTCCTCGAACCCCACCACCCCACCTGCCTCCGACGAGGTGCAGCGATGA
- a CDS encoding NADH-quinone oxidoreductase subunit M, giving the protein MNTPWLTILWVAPAIGALLVLAIPNRRPEIAKDIALAVSVLVLVLAIGLAVGFDPNGARYQFVEDHSWIPAFGTRYALGLDGIGLVLVLLTAALLPLLILAGWRDADEAGSLDAAGGRVQKTPHTYFALTLAVEAMVLMSFVALDILLFYIFFEAMLIPMYFLIGGFGNGPRRSAAAVKFLLYNLFGGLIMLAAVIGLYVVTVQQGVGHNGAGTFSLRTISDAVAAGDIDSGTGLAKLLFLGFMFAFAVKAPLWPFHSWLPDAAVAATPASAVLMMAVVDKVGTFAMLRFCLQLFPDASQYFAPLICALAVIGIIYGAVLAIGQTDVMRLIAYTSISHFGFIILGIFALTSQGQTGSTLYMVNHGLSTAALFLIAGFLVSRRGSRLIADYGGVQKVAPVLAGTFLVAGLATLSLPGLAPFISEFLVLIGTFTRYPIAAIIASGALVLSAIYILWTYQRMMGGPPKLSDVRASSMRDLAGRELVVVVPLIALLIALGVYPKPLLDIVDPAVGHTLTTVGVHDPPPAVADSPPGGPR; this is encoded by the coding sequence GTGAACACACCATGGTTGACGATTCTGTGGGTCGCCCCGGCGATCGGTGCGCTACTGGTGCTGGCAATCCCCAACCGGCGCCCGGAGATCGCCAAGGACATCGCTCTCGCCGTCAGCGTGCTCGTCCTGGTACTCGCGATCGGCCTCGCCGTCGGATTCGACCCGAACGGTGCGCGCTATCAGTTCGTCGAAGACCACAGTTGGATACCCGCTTTCGGCACCCGATACGCGTTGGGGCTCGACGGGATCGGTCTGGTCCTGGTGTTGCTCACCGCCGCGTTGCTGCCGCTGCTGATCCTCGCCGGGTGGCGCGACGCCGACGAGGCCGGATCGCTCGACGCAGCCGGCGGCCGCGTGCAGAAGACGCCACACACCTACTTCGCGCTCACCCTTGCGGTCGAGGCCATGGTGCTGATGAGCTTCGTCGCCCTCGACATCCTGCTCTTCTACATCTTCTTCGAGGCCATGCTGATCCCGATGTACTTCCTCATCGGCGGCTTCGGCAACGGGCCCCGACGATCCGCCGCAGCAGTGAAGTTCTTGCTGTACAACCTGTTCGGTGGGCTGATCATGCTGGCCGCAGTCATCGGCCTGTATGTGGTGACGGTGCAGCAGGGGGTCGGTCACAACGGTGCGGGCACCTTCTCACTGCGCACCATCTCCGACGCGGTGGCCGCCGGCGACATCGACTCCGGCACCGGCCTGGCGAAGCTCTTGTTCCTCGGCTTCATGTTCGCCTTCGCGGTCAAAGCGCCACTGTGGCCGTTCCATTCGTGGCTGCCCGACGCCGCGGTGGCGGCCACCCCGGCCAGCGCGGTGTTGATGATGGCGGTGGTCGACAAGGTCGGCACCTTCGCGATGTTGCGCTTCTGCCTGCAACTGTTTCCCGATGCGTCGCAGTACTTCGCGCCGCTCATCTGCGCGCTGGCCGTCATCGGCATCATCTACGGCGCCGTGCTCGCCATCGGGCAGACCGATGTCATGCGGCTGATCGCCTACACCTCGATCTCACACTTCGGGTTCATCATCCTGGGCATCTTCGCGCTCACCAGCCAGGGCCAGACCGGCTCGACGCTGTACATGGTCAATCACGGCCTGTCGACGGCCGCGCTGTTCCTGATCGCCGGATTCCTGGTGTCGCGGAGAGGAAGCCGCCTCATCGCCGACTACGGCGGTGTACAGAAGGTCGCTCCGGTGCTGGCCGGAACGTTCCTCGTCGCGGGCCTGGCGACGCTGTCGTTGCCCGGTCTTGCCCCGTTCATCAGCGAATTCCTGGTGCTGATCGGCACGTTCACCCGCTACCCGATCGCCGCGATCATCGCCTCTGGCGCACTGGTGTTGTCCGCCATCTACATCCTGTGGACCTACCAGCGGATGATGGGCGGCCCGCCGAAGCTGTCTGACGTGCGCGCCTCGTCGATGCGTGACCTCGCCGGACGTGAACTGGTGGTGGTGGTTCCACTGATCGCTCTGCTCATCGCGCTCGGCGTCTATCCAAAACCCCTGCTGGACATCGTCGATCCGGCGGTCGGGCACACCTTGACCACCGTCGGGGTGCATGATCCCCCACCCGCCGTAGCCGACTCGCCCCCGGGAGGACCGCGATGA
- the nuoI gene encoding NADH-quinone oxidoreductase subunit NuoI, whose product MPDFLKPVSGLGVTFSGMFSPTITEQYPEQKEPTAPRYHGRHQLNRHPDGLEKCIGCELCAWACPADAIYVEGADNTDDERYSPGERYGRVYQINYLRCIGCGLCIEACPTRALTMTNDYELADDNRADLIYEKDRLLAPMPDDAQPPPHAMAPGSTEENYYRGEITPDGQVAPR is encoded by the coding sequence ATGCCTGATTTCCTCAAGCCGGTCAGCGGACTGGGAGTCACCTTCAGCGGGATGTTCTCCCCGACCATCACCGAGCAGTACCCGGAGCAGAAGGAACCCACCGCCCCCCGCTATCACGGTCGCCACCAGCTCAACCGCCATCCCGACGGGCTCGAGAAGTGCATCGGCTGCGAGTTGTGCGCGTGGGCATGCCCGGCCGACGCCATCTACGTCGAGGGCGCCGACAACACCGACGACGAACGTTATTCTCCCGGTGAACGATACGGCCGCGTCTACCAGATCAACTATCTACGCTGCATCGGCTGCGGCCTGTGCATCGAGGCCTGTCCCACCCGTGCTCTCACGATGACCAACGACTACGAACTCGCCGACGACAACCGCGCCGACCTCATCTATGAGAAGGACCGTCTGCTCGCCCCGATGCCCGACGACGCGCAGCCACCCCCGCACGCGATGGCGCCCGGTTCCACCGAGGAGAACTACTACCGCGGCGAGATCACCCCCGACGGCCAGGTGGCACCCCGATGA